The window CAACGCTGATGAATTGCCGTTGAGAAAGTGCCTGAAGCGCATAGGGATTCCAGACTGTCTTCGCCCCGCGACGGGGCGCTTTCGTACGGTCTCTCTGGATAGCCATTCTTATGACTCCTTCTATAGATATACGGCTACTTCCATAATATCAGTAGCGTTTATATTTTCTACTGTGTAGACAATTCAAATTAGATGAAAGTGAGTAGCGAGTTAGGTTTGGAATAGCACGGCGCGTCGACAGATCACTTGCGGTGGCACTGAATGCAAAGGTCCCCGTCCGGGTTCAGCGGAAGATACGGTTCGAAATCGGCCCCGTGGAGCTGGTGGCAACTCATGCAGGTCACAGATTCGTTGGTCCGTTTATCTATCACGTCGGGACCTACAGGATGGGACCCGCTGTGAGCATCCTCGTGGCACTGGACGCAAAGATCGGTGCCAACGCTTGACAGATACATCTGGTTGTCGGAACCGTGCGGTGTGTGGCAGTTCGTGCAGTTCATATGGTCATGCGTGTAATAAGAATCTTTGCTCTTGTCAGCGAATTCCTCACCGTTGAAATGACACCTGAAACACAACACCGGCTGCTCGGCCGCCAGAAGCGAACCTGTCGGAGCAGCATGCGGATTGTGACAGTTCAGGCAGGACTTTTCGTCGTCGAGATTATGATGGTACTTCTTGCCGCCTTCTTTATTTAGTGACGTATGACACTTCGTGCAGACTGTCTTGACATCGGCATTCAGCGCATAAGCCGACCCACCAGCACCTGTAGAATGGCAGGCACTACATTTGCCTGCAGCAAATGGGTTGTGCTGATTTGCCATGATCAGACCTTTGAGCGAACTCGAATGCGGGTCGTGGCATGTTGCGCAATTCGACTCAGAAATCTTATAACCCTTATGAGCCGTTGCGAACGCAGCGTTCTGCTGATGACAACTGAAGCAGAGTCCCGGCAGTCCACCACCTTTCAGCAAGCCTTCCGCCTCTGTTCCGTGAGGATCGTGGCAGACCATGCAATTTCCCTTCGCGACCGGTGAATGTACGTTCGACCTCGCCAACCAGGTGATCACACTCTGGTGGCAGC is drawn from Candidatus Zixiibacteriota bacterium and contains these coding sequences:
- a CDS encoding cytochrome c3 family protein is translated as MRLFTLTFVLLACLVCTGFATIEVDEPAICYTCHSDIESLNSSKSVHTALSAGKCSDCHNPHASSHAALLADEPGDLCLSCHADVKDDMSHATVHRPALDGDCLACHDPHASDHRNQLKQRVVSLCESCHQSVITWLARSNVHSPVAKGNCMVCHDPHGTEAEGLLKGGGLPGLCFSCHQQNAAFATAHKGYKISESNCATCHDPHSSSLKGLIMANQHNPFAAGKCSACHSTGAGGSAYALNADVKTVCTKCHTSLNKEGGKKYHHNLDDEKSCLNCHNPHAAPTGSLLAAEQPVLCFRCHFNGEEFADKSKDSYYTHDHMNCTNCHTPHGSDNQMYLSSVGTDLCVQCHEDAHSGSHPVGPDVIDKRTNESVTCMSCHQLHGADFEPYLPLNPDGDLCIQCHRK